In Myotis daubentonii chromosome 10, mMyoDau2.1, whole genome shotgun sequence, one genomic interval encodes:
- the HYAL4 gene encoding hyaluronidase-4, giving the protein MKRLPEGQLKFCVQPLHLTSWLLLFFFLKSLSSLKPALLPIYQRKPFVAAWNAPIDQCLIKYNIRLNLKMFQMIGSPFAKARGQNVTIFYVDRLGYYPWYTSQGAPVNGGLPQNTSLQVHLQKVDQDINYYIPAKDFSGLAVIDWEHWRPQWTRNWGEKNVYRQKSRKLVSDSLKNASATDIECLAKATFEQSANAFMKETIELGLKSRPNGLWGYYLYPDCHNYNVEAPNYTGSCPEKEVLRNNELSWLWNSSAALYPAIGVRKSLGDSENLLHFSQFRVHESMRVSAMTSRDYALPVFVYTRLDYRDEPLFFLSKQDLIRTIGESAALGAAGIVIWGDMNLTSSKGNCTKVKRFVSSDLGSYIVNVTRAAEMCSLHLCRNNGRCIRKAWKAPDYLHLNPASYHIEASEDGEFHVEGEASIADLARLAEKFSCHCYQGYEGADCRDMEAAGTCSGVSPFPGSLAALCLLALAGFSSI; this is encoded by the exons ATGAAACGATTACCTGAAGGACAATTAAAGTTCTGTGTCCAACCGCTGCATCTCACCTCATGGctgctcctatttttctttctgaagtctctctcttctctaaagCCAGCCCTGCTTCCAATTTATCAAAGGAAACCTTTTGTAGCAGCTTGGAATGCTCCCATCGATCAGTGTTTGATAAAATATAACATCCGACTAAACCTGAAAATGTTTCAGATGATCGGAAGCCCATTTGCCAAAGCCAGGGGGCAAAATGTTACTATATTTTATGTGGACAGATTGGGATACTATCCATGGTACACGTCACAGGGGGCTCCCGTCAACGGGGGTTTGCCCCAGAATACAAGTCTGCAAGTTCATCTGCAAAAAGTTGACCAGGATATTAATTATTATATCCCCGCTAAAGATTTTAGTGGACTCGCTGTGATAGACTGGGAGCACTGGCGGCCCCAGTGGACCCGGAACTGGGGGGAAAAGAATGTCTACAGACAGAAGTCACGAAAGCTTGTTTCTGACAGCCTGAAGAATGCGTCCGCTACGGACATTGAATGTCTGGCTAAAGCAACCTTTGAGCAAAGTGCAAACGCTTTCATGAAGGAAACCATCGAACTGGGGCTGAAGAGCAGACCCAATGGGCTCTGGGGTTATTATTTATATCCCGATTGCCACAATTACAATGTTGAGGCCCCCAACTATACGGGGTCATGCCCAGAAAAGGAGGTGCTGAGGAACAATGAGCTCTCTTGGCTTTGGAACAGCAGTGCTGCTCTGTACCCTGCCATCGGTGTCAGGAAATCTCTGGGAGACAGCGAAAACCTCTTGCACTTCTCGCAGTTTCGGGTGCATGAATCCATGAGGGTCTCCGCCATGACCTCCCGAGACTATGCGCTGCCTGTGTTCGTCTACACGAGGCTAGACTACAGAGACGAACCTTTATTCTTTCTGTCCAAG CAAGATCTAATCAGGACCATTGGAGAAAGTGCTGCCCTGGGAGCTGCAGGCATTGTTATTTGGGGAGACATGAATTTAACTTCATCCAAG GGCAACTGTACAAAGGTGAAGCGGTTTGTGAGTTCCGATTTAGGGAGCTACATCGTCAACGTGACCAGAGCCGCTGAGATGTGCAGCCTTCACCTCTGCAGGAATAACGGGCGATGCATACGGAAGGCGTGGAAAGCGCCGGATTACCTCCACTTGAACCCTGCAAGTTACCACATAGAGGCCTCTGAGGACGGGGAATTTCATGTGGAAGGGGAAGCATCCATTGCAGACCTGGCAAGGCTGGCGGAGAAGTTCTCCTGTCATTGTTACCAGGGATACGAAGGGGCTGACTGCAGGGACATGGAGGCGGCTGGCACCTGCTCTGGGGTTTCCCCTTTCCCGGGCTCGCTGGCAGCACTGTGTCTGCTGGCTTTAGCGGGTTTTTCGAGCATCTGA